In Haematobia irritans isolate KBUSLIRL chromosome 1, ASM5000362v1, whole genome shotgun sequence, a genomic segment contains:
- the MtnA gene encoding metallothionein A, protein MPCPCGTGCKCSTTQSGGSCGCGSSCKCASGGGCDKGSCGK, encoded by the exons ATGCCTTGCCCCTGTGGAACTG GTTGCAAATGCTCCACCACTCAATCTGGTGGTAGCTGCGGATGTGGTTCATCTTGCAAATGCGCTTCCGGCGGTGGCTGTGACAAAGGCAGCTGCGGCAAGTAA